GCTAACCAGGGTGCAGAAGAGATGAGGTTAGCTTTGTCTGTGCGGCAATTCCTCTGAGTCAACTCGGGATGATGCTTGTATGCGCCGCTTGCTGTTAGGAGGTGTGCATAAGCCCATATAACTGTCACCGACAGCAGAAGAGCAAACCGCTCCAACACAGGGATCTCTCTTGTTTGGAAGTGCTTCAAGTACTATTCAACAATAAACAACCCCTTTTTAGCATCCACCATCATTCTTTATTTACTACCAAATACTATTGTCATCTCACATTACCTGAGAGAAGGCAATGAATAAGATCAACATTGGAATGCCGATTTCCACGCATCGTCCAACCTGATAAACACTTGATCAGTTACACTTATCAAGAAGATGAAACTCAAACATTGAACATACCACTGGAAAGCCTCTATCAAGAAGACCAAATCCCACTAGAGAAATAACTGGAACCATCCCAAGTGGACTGAAAAACCTGAAGGaaacaataaaagaaaagtaaagaaaccatttttatttcaattaactcaagaaataagagttgcTACATATTAGTATGCTTTATTATGTGAGTACATACCTGGAACATATAGCCCACAGCTGACTATAGCCCAAGATAATCTGCACGCTCGAAGCTACAATCAATGCTCCTTGTATTGCTCTCATTGTATTCATAAATCTCTACAAGTAGCAAACATTCAAATTAATCCATAATTAGTAAGTAGAGCAGAAATACACAAGTTGATTGTATCAAACATACCACATGAGGGTCTGTGATTCTTTCCAAAGATGGATCATGGATTATTGAAATTATAGGCACCATGAATGCCCATGACCCTCCTATAACAGTAGGTAACCTGGTTCCGAACAAAGTCTGCAGCAGTGTGTTTATTCCTCCAACAAATAGCAATGTCTGAACCACTCTAACTTTATCATCCTAAccacaaccaaaaaaaaaatcataaatgcCTAAAACAAACTGCGCCTTCACGATTAAGTATATGAAATAGTGGATTACATACATCGGTTCCGCCCATCAACGGTACAAGAAAGGTTGGAATCATGACCGCCGTTCCCAACGCCAAAATATAATGCTGAAATCCAAGTGCTGTTGCTTCCCCTGTTTTCATATgcttaaattattaatacaaaaATTGTTGATGAATTCCGACGAAAGGAAcaaggaatggaagagggatCATCGTATTCGTACCCCAAGAAGGATTAGAATCGATGCAATACTCCAAGCCTTGGAGTTGGTCCATCGGTGGATGACTTATTTCCTCTGGTTTTGGAGCAGCCATCACTGCTAACTGAGCTCACTCACTCtccctccctctccctctcaaCTTTCCTAAAGGGATTCAACAAATCAATAATAGAGGAAGATGTAGTGATGCAAAACAAACAAAGTCTTGGTTTGCAGTAAAATGCGGTGTGAGCTCGTGAATTAGATATCCAAAGTGGGGAAGAAAAAGCAAAAGGAGGAATGAAtacagaaaaagaaaagcagAAAAAGTTGACACAGGTAATGAGACAGTGAATGTGATTGGACCGTAAtcttgtgtatatatatgaagGAGTAGAGGAGTGTGAGTGAGAGGGCAATCGCAAAGCCCACTCTTTGAAGAGTTTCTTGATTTTGCTTTTTTGtaattttcactttattttgaCAGTGAATGTTCCGTTAACCTGCCATTAATTCCGATATTGCCCCTCGAGGAACTGCCAAACCAGATGTTACCGTTAGACCCTGGATTTCTGACTCTACTtatccttttttcttttcttttgctgACTGTGTAtctcttcatttatttttcattcttttatttGGTGAGCTCTACTTATTTAGTAACTTTACGAAATTCGGCAGATTTTTGAATACAATTAAGGAATGTATAGTTTGCAtgattaatactccctcccgaccatttcctcaaaaaaaaaaaaaatactccctccgtccatcaaaAATAGTCTTAAAGACGatcgacacgaattttaataaaaataattattgtattgtgagtggataaAAGATCTCACTTAAATAATTGTGTTtataatgattaattaattgtattgtgagtggataaTAGAATCTATCATGTGATAAATAgtttccaaaaatgaaaatgaagtaatttttatgaacatcccaaaatgataaaaatggaCTGTTTTTTGTGGACGGGGGAGTAAGATGTATGATTGAGCATTTCTATACTTAATAGTAgagtttcttcaatttcatatttttaataagataaaaatcaaataaaattaacttaaatgATCGAAATAATTAAGGCATTGaatatctcaaagtttcaatctatcaaagtaaacaagagaTTAGTCTCATTGTTTTTATTCATCAATGTCACTCCTTCGTGATAAACGCTCAAAAAAGAAGGAAAtggagtttttatttttttagaataatgtTGATAAGTGAATTTTATtcaacaataaatctatgcagccacattgtggccacccacacactaatataataaagacaatattgatttatttaatttattttttaaaataaaaataggatttagttagtttattatattctctacattgtacttattttttttaattttttttgcattttttatttttaatttattttttaatatataaaaataaaaaagttaccaaaaaattgcaaaaaaataactattgtgtagagaatatgataaaataattaaatcttatttttattttaaaaaataagttaaataaattaaattattttctacttaagtaaattgtggcTGACCACAATGTgactgtttagcattactctttatTCAATTACACCATCAAATGAAGCTTAAAATGTCATCAACTGCTCACAGagattttgtataatttaacaGCATGTGAAAAGATGGTGGAAAAGATTGGATTTTTGTAGAAAATACGGAATATACTTTGTGATTGCCAAAAGTTGAAAAGATTCTTTCGACGTAATAATAGTATTGTATTAGGTTGATTCcgattaaattaaaatctaatcCGACGGTGTGAACCACGGATCAAAATATCAACGTCTCTCTCGCCACTGGTGGAAACACAAAAAACTGCTTTGGTATTCGAGCTCCTCTGTAGTTATTtgcaaactctctctctctctctcactactTTGGTTGCAGACCGAAGGCGAAATTCATGGCATTTAAGCCTCCCCTCTCTCAACCCAACAAACAATTCAAAGAAAGTGGCCCACTAATGCTACTCcactttgtaattttttttcttttcttatttaaatGTGAAAATGGTAAAACCAACAATGGCATCGATATTGCAAATTTTACTTGGCAATCATGACATTTTGGGCAGTGTTTATTTGGATTTTGAGTACGTATGGTGGTATTCGTACGGCTATAATTGAATCATTATGAAAATTACGGGTCGCCAGCATAGACATGCGTAATGCCATACAAATTGAATTTATTCAGACTATATAGTACAATACTTAAAGCAGAAAGATCATCAAGAAACTGCgcgcaattttatttttatttaaaatgaagAGTAATTGGGAGAAATTGAGGTTTCAATTATTATTGTGTATAAATAGTTGATATTAGGTACAATTTTTACATAACTATTTTTCTATGTACTCGAGTACGTGtcattttgacaaaaaaaaaagtcttgaACCTGAATAAGTTCTGAAGATATGCTTATTTTGTTCcgcatgaattttaataaatattattttcgtCTCATTTATCTTGACACATGTGTTTTGGACACGAAGattaaaaataaagggttaaaaGTATAAAATGGATAGGgtccatttattttatatgtataaagAAGCTAGATATCacatactatttttgaaaagtgtcattataaatggaataaattaaaaagaaaattgtgccAAAataagtgggacggatggagtattagaAAAATGCAAAATTGTCCATTTTTTGTGAATGGAGTAGAGAAATAATAGTGAGTCATAATAACGGTGGTGTCATATCCAAAAATGGATTGTGCATACTTTTGGTaggtgtttggtttgagtgacAAGACATGACtgataaaattattcaatttaattaggTATTTGAGATGCATGATTGAACATGTGATCGATAACTCAAGCCTGCATCTGATCATTCAAATGAGTAAATTATTTATCACCCTCCTTATaggataaacaaaaaaaaagggagcattatattttaaaattcaatgcATAACAAAATGATGTAAAACTTGCTTTTCCGCTTGTTTAATTTTCCATTACTATCATAATATTGCAAACTCTTCAtatttttcataataattaGAAACAAAAGAGCAAATTTCCTTACATTGATCCTCCAACTTCGGCCTCTTACTTAAAGGCAAAGAGAAAAGACGTGCTTAGGGAGCGGCCATCTTCACAGTGGGTGGAAAAAGAGTGCACTAAGGTTAAAAAAAACATTGTACAACAACTAGCAATAAATATAAAGTAGGAGATtggtttgataaaaaaaataaagtatgaGATTGGTCTTCTTTTCTGCTTTGATTCCATATCATCAATGATGGCATTTGACTGCTGACAGTGACACAAGATGGGATATAGAACCAATTACAACTCATCATGACACAAAACACACGAACAGCATTGGCCCAGAAAATATATCTCTGAAAGATTATATAAACCAAGGCaataaatttcacaaaatcaacaaccgttgaaaaattaaataGCAAAACGTTACCTGATACTCACTGAACTATCCCACCCCAAAAATTGTTCCGAATAGAGACAGCACAGGATCAAGCATTTCACTATATGTCGATTATCCTGAGTGTACAACTTTCGAGTATATACGATCCATTAGTGTAACCACCAAAATACTGGATTGATGTTATCTAAAACTTGCCGATGACCATGCGTATAGCGTATGTTATGAAGATAGGCTACGGTCTTGAAATCTTCGTAACTAGCCGATCCTTATGGTTAATATGGAAGTCCAGGCCTTATCATCAGAAAGGACAACTTCACTATCTTCTGTCCGATTTTCTATCACTAGATCGTCTATCTTCTGCTTCCTTCCTTCTTTGTTGCCTGTCATCGAACCAAATTTGACTCGTTACCTAAATACTAGAATATTGCAGAATGCAAAGGCATTGTAATTGTAAATGTATCTTTCAACACCCAAGCACCTAAACACAACTGAACAAAAACCGACGACTGAAGGGATCATGCAATGTACACGTTTTAAAACTCATTTCCAATTAGAGCAGATTAACGTAAAGGGAATAATACATGGAGATAatacaggaaaaaaaaaactcccaATTCTCAGAGGACGACTTACGCAAATGCTGAGTATCCACTACCAGCTTTAGCGGCAGATAGGAGTGCTGCATGAGCACCAACAGCAGAAAGATTTTCTTGCCCTCCAGCGGTCAAAGAACTCTTTTGGTCAACATCCACCTGAAACCCATTACATTGAAATTGAATTGATTATCTCAAACACATAATAAGCTTTAGAGCTGCAAATCATTTCCAATAAAACAAAACCTTATCCCATTTTGACTTTTTGTTCTGTCTACCATCCCGAGCCATGCCGTCTGAAGTAGCTGGTGGTACATTTCCTACACCATAAACAGCAGTCAATCCCGAGAAGacgggctaaaataaaaatctaaatcaTCAAGCGGAAGTCACAGAGTAATATATGCCGAAGAGTAAGACGGGTACCTGGAGTTGGTATGTTGATTTTTGATGTAGGAAGAACATTTCCCGGTTGTACTCCTCCAGGAGTAAACTCTAACTTCTgactttttttcctttcttgcTCTTTCCTTTCCATTTCCCGTCTCATGTCAACTTCTAATTGCACAATCAAAAGGGGAATATCAGAACAGATAATATGGTTGCTCTTCCCCAAGGAAAAACgccaattaaaattaataagatAAAATCAACAGCAACTGTACAATCAGCCAGCAAAATTCAAAAGAACTACTAACAAGTAACAACCAAAGTTAGTAAAACAATAAGACATAGACAAACGCTAAGTGCATAATAGTAGGCAATGTCTCAGATCCATCATTGTATAAGCGGAATGGACTTCTTTTTTTCCAATATCATGGAAAAGACCCTTGTGACTAGACACTGCATGAAGGCCCCAAAATCtctcaaataattatctcaagTGGAAAAGAATCTTCTGACAAATTCACCCATCACAAGTTTATGGTAACAGTATATACAAGCAATAATTTAATTCTGAAAGTTATTAGGTGACAACTATAATCATGATAATAGTATAGATGCCTATACAAACTTATTATCATAAATTACACTATTACTCAAGGTGCCGCGTGATGTAAATGCACTTAAGAAGTAAGAACAAAGCAGACAACATCTCAAAAAAACAATTACCCGCCTCCAACAGAAAAATATCATGTCCATGAACCAATTTGCTCGTGAATACATGTGGCAGACACATATCAAACCTGTGATTCTTTTGCATGAGGGGAATAATAAAGGAGAAAAAAGGAAATGATAGTGATGTGCCTATCTCAGTGGAACTGGAACCAGCAATAAGTATATGGACTTCTTGTGCAAGAAAAAATCTTTGATTCTTGATCATGAATTGCTGCTTACGAAGACAAATGCAGCTGCGGAAAAGTGAAACAACAATTTATTCTAAGACCACAAAACTTATACTCTAGAAATGTTTCTTTGTGTGATTCAATTTTCAGATCAAACTAGCCCCACAAACataatttacatattttaagAGGCAACGCATTGAAACTTCAGGCTAATTTTCCATGGAAAATTGGCAGGTTTAAACCTGCAACGTGTCTAGAACTTGATGTATAATATAAAATCCACAAGAACTAGTTCCTAATAAAGCTGTGTTTAGATAGCCATTGAATATAACTAATAGAGAAAAGAGGCACTATATACGAAAATCAAACAAGAGGAAGCTGGGATCTAACACTCACATTTAAATTTCATAAGCGATTAAATATCTCATGATGGTTTGACTATGTTTACTTATAACCAAAAACCTAAAATCGTATTCAATGGCCACGGTATCATCCAACTTCATCTTCCACGTAAAATGTTGTGGTCAATCGATGTTGATTTACTTAATCTTACAAGCATTAGATTAACTCGAGCTAATTGTAAGATAATTAGTAGTTCATTTTTCACTTCTTCATGCCCCCAACGTATATCAGCTTAAGATTTGATAAATACACTCCGACAAAAAACCCATCTAGGCATAGGTGGTCTTTTGTGGggaaaaatcatataaaactcTAAATTCTTCTCATGACAGCTAACAATGAGAATACATGTAAGCTAAATCGGGGAGACTAGCAATCAAACCTATTTCATCATA
The genomic region above belongs to Salvia miltiorrhiza cultivar Shanhuang (shh) chromosome 5, IMPLAD_Smil_shh, whole genome shotgun sequence and contains:
- the LOC130985258 gene encoding LOW QUALITY PROTEIN: nucleobase-ascorbate transporter 2-like (The sequence of the model RefSeq protein was modified relative to this genomic sequence to represent the inferred CDS: deleted 1 base in 1 codon), whose product is MAAPKPEEISHPPMDQLQGLEYCIDSNPSWGEATALGFQHYILALGTAVMIPTFLVPLMGGTDDDKVRVVQTLLFVGGINTLLQTLFGTRLPTVIGGSWAFMVPIISIIHDPSLERITDPHVRFMNTMRAIQGALIVASSVQIILGYSQLWAICSRFFSPLGMVPVISLVGFGLLDRGFPVVGRCVEIGIPMLILFIAFSQYLKHFQTREIPVLERFALLLSVTVIWAYAHLLTASGAYKHHPELTQRNCRTDKANLISSAPWIKIPYPLQWGAPTFDAGHAFGMMAAVLVSMIESTGAYKAASRLASATPPPAHVLSRGIGWQGLGILLDGMFGTLTGSTVSVENVGLLGSTRVGSRRVIQISAGFMIFFAILGKFGALFASIPFTIFAAIYCVMFGLVASVGLSFLQFTNMNSMRNLFIVGVSLFLGLSIPEYFREYTSAALHGPAHTKAGWFNDLLNTIFLSSPTVALIVSVFLDNTLDYKDSAKERGMPWWAKFRTFKGDTRNEEFYTLPFNLNRFFPPS